One region of Corvus hawaiiensis isolate bCorHaw1 chromosome 12, bCorHaw1.pri.cur, whole genome shotgun sequence genomic DNA includes:
- the NUDT19 gene encoding acyl-coenzyme A diphosphatase NUDT19, whose amino-acid sequence MNPRLRHWREAATLLLAAGTPGRPPRSPLGPFDYELLLLRRSSRSGFMPGAHVFPGGLAEPADFSAEWLRLLPASPHCGLRAVKPPPPGGSRAPLFATDRESLGSPLPGEVAFRICALRETFEEAGILLLVPGRGPAPPLPAERLPPAAELEEWRRRVREDASCFLRLCQHLGCAPNIWALHEWSNWLTPVGRAGRGGRRYDTAFFLCCLEQRPPHASQDDQEVTAVLWSSPPEAIERFQSQEIWFPPPQFYEFCRLCNFSSLGELQRFSSARALEGCERWMPVMLSAPDGFIQLLPGDELYPEDPDYTGEKKISMSTDKKVEDLMKEGGIFHRIVIKSINNLAVYVNIQAKYKHINPLMMKCDNSDYNSRL is encoded by the exons ATGAACCCGCGGCTGCGGCACTGGCGGGAGGCGGCCACGCTGCTGCTGGCGGCGGGCACGCCGGGCCGGCCGCCGCGCTCCCCGCTCGGCCCCTTCGACTacgagctgctgctgctgcgccGGAGCTCCCGCAGCGGCTTCATGCCCGGCGCCCACGTGTTCCCGGGCGGGCTGGCGGAGCCGGCGGATTTCTCCGCCGagtggctgaggctgctgcccGCCTCGCCGCACTGCGGGCTACGTGCCGTGAAACCGCCGCCACCCGGCGGCAGCCGCGCCCCGCTCTTCGCCACCGACCGGGAAAGCCTGGGCTCGCCGCTGCCGGGGGAAGTCGCCTTCCGCATCTGCGCTCTCAGGGAGACCTTCGAGGAGGCGGGgatcctgctgctggtgccggggcgcgggccggccccgccgctgcccgccgAGCGACTGCCGCCCGCCGCCGAGCTCGAGGAGTGGCGGCGCCGGGTGCGGGAGGACGCGTCCTGCTTCCTGCggctgtgccagcacctggGCTGCGCGCCCAACATCTGGGCGCTGCACGAGTGGAGCAACTGGCTGACGCCCGTGGGCAGGGCCGGCCGCGGCGGCCGCCGGTATGACACGGCTTTCTTCctgtgctgcctggagcagcGGCCGCCCCACGCCTCGCAGGACGACCAGGAGGTGACAGCCGTCCTG TGGTCATCACCTCCAGAAGCCATTGAACGCTTTCAGTCTCAAGAGATCTGGTTTCCTCCACCGCAGTTTTATGAATTCTGTAGGCTGTGCAACTTCTCTTCCCTCGGGGAGTTGCAGAGGTTCAGCTCCGCGCGCGCTCTCGAGGGCTGTGAGCGCTGGATGCCGGTGATGCTGAGTGCTCCAGATGGCTTCATCCAGCTGCTGCCGG GAGATGAGTTATATCCAGAAGATCCAGATTatacaggagaaaagaaaatcagtatgTCAACAGATAAGAAGGTTGAAGATCTCATGAAAGAGGGTGGTATATTTCACAGGATAGTAATAAAAAGCATCAACAATCTTGCTGTCTATGTTAATATTCAAGCAAAATATAAGCATATAAATCCATTGATGATGAAGTGTGATAATTCAGATTACAATAGCAGATTATAA